Genomic window (Streptomyces cadmiisoli):
GGACGAAGTAGGCGATGTGGCCGACGACCTCGTCGCCGCCGAAGGCCTCCAGGCGGCCGGCCGCCCGGTCGTCGCGGATCTCGATGTCGCTCATGGGCACGCTCCTGGGTGCGAGGGTCAGGCCGACACGGCCTGGGGGCTGCGTTGCTGGTCCGAGCCGGGTACCGGCGCGGACGGGTCGGCACCCAGCGCCACGATCCGGTTGTCGCGGTCCACATGCACGACCCTCGGCTCCAGCGCCCGCGCCTCGGCGTCGGTGACCTGAGCGTAACTGATGATGATCACAAGATCGCCGGGGTGTACCAGGTGGGCCGCGGCACCGTTGATGCCGACGACACCGGATCCCCGCTCGCCCTCGATGACATAGGTCTCCAGCCGGGCGCCGTTGGTGACGTCGACGATGTGCACGAGCTCACCGGGCAGCAGATCGGCGGCGTCCAGCAGATCGGCGTCGATGGTCACGGATCCCACGTAGTGCAGGTCGGCCTGGGTGACGGTGGCGCGGTGGATCTTGGATTTGAACATTGTACGCAACATCGGGGCACTCCCACAAGTAGGCTCCCTGCCTGCGTTTTTGCAGGTCAAGGGCTGTTTCGACACCCTACAACGAGTCGCATGTTCGGGCAGCTTTCCCTGCGTTTTTGAGGACTCATGCTGACCACTTGCTGACTTTCCTGACGCCCCGTCAGTTGACTGGAGGAGGGCTTCGCCCACTCTCGCGGACCCCACCGTGGCGACGGCCCAAGCCTACGCAGCACCCCCCGAAGGACGTCCGTGATCACCGTCACGCGGACGGTCTGGATGGCAGTCAGGAGCGAAGGCGCTCGACCGGAAGCCGGACCACGCGCCGCCATGGGTCAGCTGGCACAGGCCCCTCGTATCCCGTCTCAGAGGAGGAGGCGCCCACAGCTCCATAAGTCTGAGTGGCCGAAGCAGCGCGGCAACATAGCGGCGGATCGCCGGTTAGCCAAACCGGCGATTCTCACGACCATGGCTGTGGCTCGTCCGGTGACTCCTGGCGGTGGCACAGGGCGGTTGTCAAGGACGTTTGGAATTCGACCAGAGCAGAGCGCGAACCGCTGCCGCGATCAGCTCAGGCCAGCCTCAAGGAGTCATCTTGCCCGTGGGACCGCAGTCGCACCCCGACGAGACCCGCACCGATATCGAATCGTCGCGCAGGCGCCGAAGCGTCGAGCCCGTCCTTATGGACACCTATGAGGTCGCTGCGATGCTCAATATGTCCACGAGCTGGGTCTACAGGGAGGCATCGAAACTGGGCTTGAAGGGCTACAAGCTCGGCCGAGGCAGGAATGCCAAGGTCCTGTACAAGAAGGCCGAGGTCTTCAAGTGGCTGGAACAGCAGAAGATCCATTAGAAGCGGGCAGTTTCTTGTCGGCCCCGGACTCACAGACACCCAGGAGTCGTCGACGCACCGGCTGCTGGAGATCACGGTGCCCTGACTTCCTCACGGCCGGTTTCGGCTTGCATCGCGTTGCTCGGTGTCCTGATCAGGATGAAAGCACCTCAGACTGACCTCTTGGCCGATTAGAGTGTGGCGGGCAAGAGCGCCGATCGGGTGAGGCGCGGTGGAAAGGTGAGTCGGTGCGGATGAGCGGGGTGCCCACGCGGATCGGCCGGTACACGGTGGCGCGGGAGCTCGGCTCGGGCGGGATGGGTGAGGTCTATCTCGCCTACACGCCCGCAGGTGATCCGGTCGCGGTGAAGGTGATTCGCAACGACAAGCTCGATCCGCTGACGCGTGCGCGCTTCGAGAAGGAGGCGTTGATCGCCCGCACGGTGATCGGCACGAACCGGGTGGCCCGCTTCCTGGACGCGGATCCTTACGCAGACCGGCCTTGGCTGGCCATGGAGTACGTAGCCGGTCGCACGCTGCTGGCCTGCGTGGACAGCGACGGTGTACTTCCGCTGCCGCTGGCGGCCAGCCTCGGGGCGTTGCTCGCCGAAGGCTTGTCGGCAGTCCACGCCGCGGGGTTGCTCCATCGAGACCTGAAGCCGCAGAACGTCATCCTGGGTGATGACGGCCCGATGATCATCGACTTCGGTCTGGGCGCGTTCATGGACTCCTCTCAGGAGACGCTGTCACACAGCGGCATGATCATCGGCACCGTCCGGTGCATGCCTCCGGAGCAGGCCGGCGGCCATCCACAGGTGTCACCCGCGGCAGACGTGTACGCGCTGGGCACGGTCCTGCTGTACGCGGCGGCCCGCCACTATCCGTACGACGGATCACGCTGGGAAGCAATCGCGGCACAAGTCACCAATCCCGAGATCGCTCCCGATCTCTCTGGTGTGCCTACGCCGCTGGTGCCTCTGCTGGAGTCGATGCTCGCCCACGCGCCGGAGGAGCGGCCGACTCTGCCAGCGGTCTCCGAAGCGTGCGCGAGGGTCCTCTCAGACTCCGGAGTGACACCGGCGGCTGCCCGGCTCGCGCTGATCGCCCACACCAAGGGGGGCGAGGCTCCGTCGTCCCCTGGTGAGCCGCCGACGGTGCCGTTCGAGAAGCTCATCCACGAGCAGGCTGATCTTGTCGAGAACAGTGAACCTGTGAGCCCGCTCGACGACCCGCCGCGGGCTTCACAGGCCGAAGCCGACGAACCGGAGCGGGAGCCAGAAGAG
Coding sequences:
- the panD gene encoding aspartate 1-decarboxylase, with the translated sequence MLRTMFKSKIHRATVTQADLHYVGSVTIDADLLDAADLLPGELVHIVDVTNGARLETYVIEGERGSGVVGINGAAAHLVHPGDLVIIISYAQVTDAEARALEPRVVHVDRDNRIVALGADPSAPVPGSDQQRSPQAVSA
- a CDS encoding serine/threonine-protein kinase — protein: MSGVPTRIGRYTVARELGSGGMGEVYLAYTPAGDPVAVKVIRNDKLDPLTRARFEKEALIARTVIGTNRVARFLDADPYADRPWLAMEYVAGRTLLACVDSDGVLPLPLAASLGALLAEGLSAVHAAGLLHRDLKPQNVILGDDGPMIIDFGLGAFMDSSQETLSHSGMIIGTVRCMPPEQAGGHPQVSPAADVYALGTVLLYAAARHYPYDGSRWEAIAAQVTNPEIAPDLSGVPTPLVPLLESMLAHAPEERPTLPAVSEACARVLSDSGVTPAAARLALIAHTKGGEAPSSPGEPPTVPFEKLIHEQADLVENSEPVSPLDDPPRASQAEADEPEREPEESEVLLPKPTLGSGRRSDPPKAGAARGRPLASKRIADELRALYAADPVL